The following proteins come from a genomic window of Myxococcota bacterium:
- a CDS encoding DnaJ domain-containing protein yields MPDGSEKDRATRIPRLGASADPTALVLSPTEGFLLSRIDGATPWGVLRAIGGLTPDEVDARLEAWLEGGILELVDPAARRPKRRLAPGEIDEDALDESLGIDLDTQRRILEFESRLGAAYHDLLGVARDADAKEIKRAYFKLSKEFHPDRYFRREIGGYAKRLEAIFKRILEAYELLSDPTARAEVEKSMSAAAGARPQPAAPVASEGDAPTAPPRPLTKLERLRARMPFKLPESVFAERRQRAREFFDAAQKELARNRFIEAAQTIRLAIAFDPFEDAYRERFGEVQARAAELRAEALVAEAEEATTAGGIADEKRYAQVLRLYEEALLYRPHDPALNDRAARAAIQCKQLTKAVEYAETALAHSPDVAQHHVTMALVHRARGNRGHAINALEQALSLDKGHDEGRKLLAVLRRAAGAGG; encoded by the coding sequence ATGCCGGACGGCTCGGAGAAGGATCGGGCGACGCGGATCCCGAGGCTCGGTGCCTCGGCGGATCCCACCGCGCTCGTCCTGAGTCCGACCGAGGGCTTCCTCCTGTCGCGCATCGACGGCGCCACGCCGTGGGGCGTGCTGCGCGCGATCGGCGGACTGACGCCCGACGAGGTCGACGCCCGCCTCGAGGCGTGGCTCGAGGGCGGCATCCTCGAGCTCGTCGACCCCGCCGCGCGGCGCCCGAAGCGCCGACTCGCACCCGGCGAGATCGACGAGGACGCGCTCGACGAATCGCTCGGCATCGACCTCGACACGCAGCGCCGCATCCTCGAGTTCGAGTCGCGCCTCGGCGCGGCCTACCACGACCTCCTCGGCGTCGCGCGCGACGCCGACGCGAAGGAGATCAAGCGCGCGTACTTCAAGCTGTCGAAGGAGTTCCATCCCGACCGCTACTTCCGGCGCGAGATCGGAGGCTATGCGAAGCGGCTCGAGGCGATCTTCAAGCGCATCCTCGAGGCCTACGAGCTGCTCTCCGACCCGACGGCGCGCGCCGAGGTCGAGAAGTCGATGTCCGCGGCCGCGGGTGCGCGGCCGCAGCCCGCGGCGCCGGTCGCGAGCGAAGGCGACGCGCCGACGGCCCCGCCGCGGCCGCTCACGAAGCTCGAGAGGCTGCGCGCGCGGATGCCGTTCAAGCTGCCCGAGTCCGTCTTCGCCGAGCGGCGCCAGCGCGCGCGCGAGTTCTTCGACGCCGCGCAGAAGGAGCTCGCGCGCAACCGCTTCATCGAGGCCGCGCAGACGATCCGTCTCGCGATCGCGTTCGACCCGTTCGAGGACGCGTACCGCGAGCGCTTCGGCGAGGTGCAGGCGCGCGCGGCCGAGCTTCGCGCCGAGGCCCTCGTCGCCGAGGCCGAGGAGGCGACGACCGCCGGCGGCATCGCGGACGAGAAACGCTATGCGCAGGTGCTCCGCCTCTACGAGGAGGCGCTCCTGTACCGCCCGCACGATCCCGCGCTGAACGATCGGGCGGCGCGCGCGGCCATCCAGTGCAAGCAGCTCACCAAGGCGGTCGAGTATGCGGAGACCGCGCTCGCGCACAGCCCCGACGTCGCGCAGCACCACGTGACGATGGCGCTCGTGCACCGGGCGCGCGGCAACCGGGGCCACGCGATCAACGCGCTCGAGCAGGCGCTCTCACTCGACAAGGGGCACGACGAGGGCCGCAAGCTGCTCGCCGTCCTCCGACGTGCGGCGGGCGCGGGCGGCTGA
- a CDS encoding response regulator: MGDPTARILVCDDENFYREAIRDILGAEGLEVVEAFDGESAIELAADPSLGVAILDIRLPGIDGIEVLRTLRDARPDMRIIMLSAHTDQELVLEALRLGANDYLAKPLHDEELVLAVRRARDAFRVADDLAALRARLARLADACDAPGRWGVDGDADERAEAVARAAVDVAAEVLDAAKTSLLWLDDSGDTLRVAAAHGRKIDAADMDGVAIGEAVAGAVFASRSAALVASAHPSDRFTPRDPGERYDSASFAVAPVVAAGEALGVLCATDRTGGGEFAPDDLVLLRALAAHVAARVLAGEGTAASAERAVDPGFDTSELDEGAAEAARHVASVERDADLVRAVCEAMTTEVEPARVFAKGLEAVAKGLGAAPASLFLIDNAADVLRCEAADDGGEREERAELPKRGGLTGAVLQTGRLVATDAPTADARFDASIDTPADGRSGPMVCVPLSLRGKVVGVFRAFPRDAAEASARSAELLAAALSAAVRNALLYRSLLESIDEVAEARRAARR; the protein is encoded by the coding sequence ATGGGCGACCCGACCGCGCGCATCCTCGTCTGCGACGACGAGAACTTCTACCGCGAGGCGATCCGGGACATCCTCGGCGCGGAGGGGCTCGAGGTCGTCGAGGCCTTCGACGGGGAGAGCGCGATCGAGCTCGCGGCCGATCCTTCGCTCGGCGTCGCGATCCTCGACATCCGCCTTCCCGGCATCGACGGCATCGAGGTGCTGCGCACGTTGCGCGACGCGCGCCCCGACATGCGCATCATCATGCTCTCCGCGCACACCGACCAGGAGCTCGTCCTCGAGGCGCTGCGGCTCGGCGCGAACGACTATCTCGCGAAGCCGCTCCACGACGAGGAGCTCGTGCTCGCCGTGCGCCGCGCGCGCGACGCGTTCCGCGTCGCGGACGATCTCGCGGCGCTGCGCGCGCGGCTCGCGCGGCTCGCGGACGCCTGCGACGCGCCCGGCCGCTGGGGCGTCGACGGCGACGCGGACGAACGTGCCGAGGCCGTCGCGCGCGCGGCCGTGGACGTCGCGGCCGAGGTCCTCGACGCCGCGAAGACGTCGCTGCTCTGGCTCGACGACTCGGGCGACACGCTGCGCGTCGCCGCCGCGCACGGGCGCAAGATCGACGCGGCCGACATGGACGGAGTCGCGATCGGCGAGGCCGTCGCGGGCGCGGTCTTCGCCTCGCGCTCCGCGGCGCTCGTCGCGTCGGCCCATCCGAGCGATCGCTTCACACCGCGCGACCCGGGCGAGCGCTACGACTCGGCGTCGTTCGCCGTCGCTCCGGTGGTCGCGGCGGGAGAGGCGCTCGGCGTCCTCTGCGCGACCGACCGCACGGGAGGCGGCGAGTTCGCGCCGGACGATCTCGTCCTGCTCCGCGCGCTCGCCGCGCACGTCGCCGCGCGCGTCCTCGCGGGAGAGGGCACGGCGGCCAGCGCCGAACGCGCCGTCGATCCGGGGTTCGACACGAGCGAGCTCGACGAGGGGGCGGCCGAGGCGGCGCGGCACGTCGCGAGCGTCGAGCGCGACGCCGATCTCGTGCGCGCGGTGTGCGAGGCGATGACGACCGAGGTCGAGCCGGCGCGGGTGTTCGCGAAGGGGCTCGAGGCCGTCGCGAAGGGGCTCGGCGCCGCGCCGGCCTCGCTCTTCCTCATCGACAACGCGGCCGACGTGCTCCGGTGCGAGGCGGCCGACGACGGCGGCGAGCGCGAGGAGCGCGCCGAGCTTCCGAAGCGCGGCGGGCTGACGGGGGCGGTGCTGCAGACGGGCCGCCTCGTCGCGACGGATGCGCCGACGGCCGACGCCCGCTTCGACGCGTCGATCGACACGCCGGCCGACGGGCGATCGGGGCCGATGGTGTGCGTGCCGCTCTCGCTGCGCGGCAAGGTGGTCGGCGTCTTCCGCGCCTTCCCGCGCGATGCGGCCGAGGCCTCGGCCCGCAGCGCAGAGCTCCTCGCGGCCGCGCTCTCGGCGGCGGTGCGCAACGCGCTCCTGTACCGTTCGCTGCTCGAATCGATCGACGAGGTCGCGGAGGCGCGCCGGGCGGCGCGGCGCTAG
- the hslU gene encoding ATP-dependent protease ATPase subunit HslU, which produces MSDPAETPSFTPREIVSELDRYVVGQRDAKRAVAIALRNRWRRRRVAEELRDEIAPKNIIMIGATGVGKTEIARRLAKLSQAPFVKVEASKFTEVGYVGRDVESMIRDLTEVAFAMVTEEQKRNVRARAEEIAEERILDALLPPPAAAPPALPGGAAGAAGETSPASGRSETREKLRKLLRLGELDEREVDVELPEERAGAQLSIMTPQGFEEMGVQFKDLLGSLVPKRTRPRRMKVRAARDALTELEAQSLIDPDETRDRAVARVEQSGIVFIDEIDKVAGRQGGGQGPDVSREGVQRDLLPIVEGSSVQTKHGIVRTDHVLFIAAGAFHVAKPSDLIPELQGRFPIRVELASLTRADLVRILSEPDNSLVRQYAALLATEGTTLDFRTDGIEAIAEIAAAVNDATDDIGARRLHTVMERLLDEVSFDAPDRPAQTIVVDAAYVRERLADLVADRDLSQYIL; this is translated from the coding sequence GTGTCCGACCCCGCAGAGACCCCGTCCTTCACGCCGCGCGAGATCGTCTCCGAGCTCGACCGCTACGTCGTCGGTCAGCGCGACGCGAAACGCGCGGTCGCGATCGCGCTGCGCAATCGCTGGCGCAGGCGCCGCGTGGCCGAGGAGCTGCGCGACGAGATCGCGCCGAAGAACATCATCATGATCGGCGCGACGGGCGTCGGGAAGACGGAGATCGCGCGGCGGCTCGCGAAGCTCTCGCAGGCGCCGTTCGTGAAGGTGGAGGCGTCGAAGTTCACGGAGGTGGGCTACGTCGGGCGCGACGTCGAGAGCATGATCCGCGACCTCACGGAGGTCGCGTTCGCGATGGTGACGGAGGAGCAGAAGCGCAACGTGCGGGCACGCGCCGAGGAGATCGCCGAGGAGCGCATCCTCGACGCGCTGCTGCCCCCGCCCGCGGCCGCGCCGCCGGCGCTGCCCGGGGGCGCGGCGGGGGCGGCGGGCGAGACCTCGCCGGCCTCCGGCCGATCCGAGACGCGGGAGAAGCTCCGCAAGCTGCTGCGACTCGGAGAGCTCGACGAGCGCGAGGTGGACGTCGAGCTGCCGGAGGAGCGCGCGGGCGCGCAGCTCTCGATCATGACGCCGCAGGGCTTCGAGGAGATGGGCGTCCAGTTCAAGGACCTGCTCGGCTCGCTCGTGCCGAAGCGCACGCGACCGCGCCGCATGAAGGTGCGCGCGGCGCGCGACGCCCTGACGGAGCTCGAGGCGCAGTCGCTGATCGACCCCGACGAGACGCGCGACCGCGCCGTCGCACGCGTCGAGCAGAGCGGCATCGTGTTCATCGACGAGATCGACAAGGTCGCGGGCCGGCAGGGCGGGGGGCAGGGCCCGGACGTGTCGCGCGAGGGCGTGCAGCGCGATCTGCTGCCGATCGTCGAGGGCTCGAGCGTCCAGACGAAGCACGGCATCGTGCGCACCGATCACGTCCTGTTCATCGCGGCCGGCGCCTTCCACGTCGCGAAGCCTTCGGACCTCATTCCCGAGCTGCAGGGGCGCTTCCCGATCCGCGTCGAGCTCGCGAGCCTCACGCGCGCCGACCTCGTGCGCATCCTCTCCGAGCCGGACAACTCGCTCGTCCGCCAGTACGCGGCGCTGCTCGCGACCGAGGGCACGACGCTCGACTTCCGCACGGACGGCATCGAGGCGATCGCCGAGATCGCCGCCGCGGTGAACGACGCGACGGACGACATCGGGGCGCGGCGGCTGCACACGGTGATGGAGCGGCTGCTCGACGAGGTGAGCTTCGACGCCCCCGACCGCCCGGCGCAGACGATCGTGGTCGACGCCGCCTACGTCCGGGAGCGGCTCGCCGATCTGGTCGCCGACCGCGACCTGTCCCAGTACATCCTCTGA
- the argB gene encoding acetylglutamate kinase — translation MKDLVDKAAILIEALPYIRRFFGKVIVIKYGGHAMTDDALRASFATDVVLLKYVGIQPVIVHGGGPQIGATLDALGRQSTFVDGRRITDDATMEVVEMVLGGKINREIVGLVQRGGGRAVGLTGSDGGMIQTRLRDPKLGRVGEVVGVEPSAIRAVVDAGFIPVIAPIGLDPDGRTTNVNADEAAGAIASALRAEKLMLLTDVEGVLDREGKLLPQLTVAQVDALVREGTIKGGMIPKVECCLDALRGHVARTHIVDGRIKHAILLEMFTDEGGAGTLLVP, via the coding sequence GTGAAGGACCTCGTCGACAAGGCCGCCATCCTGATCGAGGCGCTGCCGTACATCCGGCGCTTCTTCGGCAAGGTGATCGTCATCAAGTACGGCGGCCACGCGATGACGGACGACGCACTCCGCGCGTCGTTCGCGACCGACGTCGTGCTGCTCAAGTACGTCGGCATCCAGCCGGTGATCGTGCACGGCGGCGGGCCGCAGATCGGCGCCACGCTCGATGCGCTCGGGCGCCAATCGACCTTCGTCGACGGTCGCCGCATCACCGACGACGCCACCATGGAAGTGGTCGAGATGGTGCTCGGCGGCAAGATCAACCGCGAGATCGTCGGGCTCGTGCAGCGCGGCGGCGGCCGCGCCGTCGGCCTCACGGGCAGCGATGGCGGGATGATCCAGACGCGCCTTCGCGACCCGAAGCTCGGCCGCGTCGGAGAGGTGGTCGGCGTCGAGCCGAGCGCGATCCGGGCCGTCGTCGATGCGGGCTTCATCCCGGTGATCGCGCCAATCGGTCTCGACCCGGACGGCCGCACGACCAACGTGAACGCGGACGAGGCCGCGGGCGCCATCGCGAGCGCGCTCCGCGCCGAGAAGCTCATGCTCCTGACGGACGTCGAGGGCGTGCTCGACCGCGAGGGGAAGCTGCTGCCGCAGCTCACCGTCGCGCAGGTCGATGCGCTCGTGCGCGAGGGCACGATCAAGGGCGGCATGATCCCGAAGGTGGAGTGCTGCCTCGACGCGCTGCGCGGCCACGTCGCACGCACGCACATCGTCGACGGCCGGATCAAGCACGCCATCCTGCTCGAGATGTTCACGGACGAGGGCGGAGCGGGAACGCTGCTGGTTCCCTGA
- the hslV gene encoding ATP-dependent protease subunit HslV gives MPGERVRSTTVVAVRGGGRIAMAADGQVTVGDTVMKQRAEKVRKLAKGGAVVGFAGGAADALTLLERLEARLDAHPGQVRRAAVELARDWRTDRMLRRLEAMLLVGDPDTLLVVSGNGDVIEPDDGIAAIGSGGSYALAAARALARHTDLDCEAIAREALGVAAEICIYTNADLHLVALP, from the coding sequence AGCGAGTGCGCTCGACCACCGTCGTCGCCGTGCGCGGCGGCGGTCGGATCGCGATGGCCGCCGACGGCCAGGTGACGGTCGGCGACACGGTGATGAAGCAGCGCGCCGAGAAGGTGCGGAAGCTCGCGAAGGGCGGGGCGGTGGTCGGCTTCGCGGGGGGCGCGGCCGACGCGCTCACGCTGCTCGAGCGGCTCGAGGCGCGGCTCGACGCGCACCCCGGCCAGGTCCGGCGCGCGGCGGTCGAGCTCGCGCGCGACTGGCGCACCGACCGCATGCTGCGGCGCCTCGAGGCCATGCTGCTCGTCGGCGATCCGGACACGCTGCTCGTCGTCTCGGGCAACGGCGACGTGATCGAGCCCGACGACGGGATCGCCGCCATCGGCTCCGGCGGAAGCTATGCGCTCGCCGCCGCGCGGGCGCTCGCGCGGCACACCGACCTCGACTGCGAAGCGATCGCGCGCGAGGCGCTCGGCGTCGCGGCCGAGATCTGCATCTACACGAACGCCGACCTCCACCTCGTCGCGCTCCCCTAG
- a CDS encoding PAS domain-containing protein: protein MNAAGASLLDFLDEPVLVGDPEGRVIYANPAFEESFEFGPSARGMSFAQLFEGGGREAFLQAVAQVCETGETVRFRLREEGRGYIGVASPIEAETDRVGVIIALSDEPFSLQRLLGLQRDIDEPLAEAVGALEELRERIGGPGSRHVREAIEGALRSAERARKAAVDLRALLTAQNAPATKGQRVDATRAVRSVANRARGECARAGVELDLLAPRSLPPVEGDARHLETVLLRMVRDRVAQCDAGERIVLSLRAARVQGEECAVVALIAPSLPETGPGLRRVRDSIAALGGFRHACVQSASGRATVIPLPFAEEDEDARRASAR from the coding sequence GTGAACGCCGCCGGTGCCTCGCTGCTCGATTTCCTCGACGAGCCCGTGCTCGTCGGCGACCCCGAAGGCCGCGTGATCTACGCGAACCCGGCGTTCGAGGAGTCGTTCGAGTTCGGTCCCTCCGCGCGCGGCATGAGCTTCGCGCAGCTGTTCGAGGGGGGCGGTCGCGAGGCCTTCCTGCAGGCCGTCGCGCAGGTGTGCGAGACGGGTGAGACCGTGCGCTTCCGGCTGCGGGAGGAAGGGCGGGGCTACATCGGCGTCGCCTCGCCGATCGAGGCGGAGACCGACCGCGTCGGCGTCATCATCGCGCTGTCCGACGAGCCGTTCTCGCTGCAGCGCCTGCTCGGGCTGCAGCGCGACATCGACGAGCCGCTCGCCGAGGCCGTCGGCGCGCTCGAGGAGCTGCGCGAGCGCATCGGCGGCCCGGGGTCGCGCCACGTCCGCGAGGCGATCGAGGGGGCGCTCCGCTCGGCCGAACGCGCGCGCAAGGCGGCGGTCGACCTCCGCGCGCTGCTCACGGCGCAGAACGCACCGGCCACGAAGGGGCAGCGCGTCGACGCGACGCGCGCCGTGCGATCCGTGGCGAATCGCGCGCGCGGCGAGTGTGCGCGCGCGGGCGTCGAGCTCGACCTGCTCGCGCCGCGCTCGCTGCCGCCCGTCGAGGGCGATGCGCGCCATCTCGAGACGGTGCTGCTGCGCATGGTCCGCGATCGCGTCGCACAGTGCGACGCGGGCGAGCGCATCGTGCTGTCGCTGCGCGCCGCGCGCGTCCAGGGCGAGGAGTGTGCGGTCGTCGCGCTGATCGCGCCGAGCCTGCCCGAGACCGGCCCCGGCCTTCGCCGCGTGCGCGACTCGATCGCCGCCCTCGGTGGCTTCCGGCACGCCTGCGTCCAGTCCGCATCCGGTCGCGCGACCGTGATCCCGCTGCCGTTCGCGGAGGAGGACGAGGACGCGCGTCGCGCGTCGGCTCGTTAG
- the argF gene encoding ornithine carbamoyltransferase, producing MRLPARSFLTIADWSADELLAMLARARDLRRMWRAGERPQTLLGRTLAMYFEKPSLRTHVTFEAGMTQLGGHAILLRPEQVGIGTRESPTDVARNLSRWVDGIMARTFSHALVEQLAAEATIPVINGLTDLLHPCQAMADLQTVAEVMEPKAARIAYVGDGNNVANSLLLLAAVLGLDLRVATPRTHRPAQRIAKQAAELARRSGARIDVLDDPVEAVRGASFVYTDTWTSMGQEAEAEQRRQIFAAYQVNDALLAHAPDAWVMHCLPAHRGEEITSDVLDGERSLVYEQAENRLHAQKAVLEAVMLGPR from the coding sequence ATGCGATTGCCGGCGCGGAGCTTCCTGACGATCGCCGACTGGAGTGCGGACGAGCTCCTGGCGATGCTCGCGCGCGCGCGCGACCTCCGGCGCATGTGGCGCGCGGGCGAGCGGCCGCAGACGCTGCTCGGCCGCACGCTCGCGATGTACTTCGAGAAGCCGTCGCTGCGAACCCACGTGACCTTCGAGGCGGGCATGACCCAGCTCGGCGGCCACGCGATCCTGCTGCGCCCCGAGCAGGTGGGCATCGGCACGCGCGAGAGCCCGACCGACGTCGCGCGCAACCTCTCGCGCTGGGTCGACGGCATCATGGCCCGCACGTTCAGCCACGCGCTCGTCGAGCAGCTCGCCGCCGAGGCGACGATTCCCGTGATCAACGGGCTGACGGACCTCCTGCATCCCTGCCAGGCGATGGCCGACCTGCAGACGGTCGCCGAGGTGATGGAGCCGAAGGCCGCGCGCATCGCCTACGTCGGCGACGGCAACAACGTCGCGAACTCGCTCCTGCTGCTGGCCGCGGTGCTCGGGCTCGACCTGCGCGTCGCGACGCCGCGCACGCACCGCCCCGCGCAGCGCATCGCGAAGCAGGCCGCGGAGCTCGCGCGCCGGAGCGGAGCGCGCATCGACGTGCTCGACGATCCGGTCGAGGCCGTGCGCGGCGCGAGCTTCGTCTACACCGACACCTGGACGAGCATGGGACAGGAGGCCGAGGCCGAGCAGCGCCGGCAGATCTTCGCCGCCTACCAGGTCAACGACGCGCTGCTCGCGCACGCGCCCGACGCGTGGGTGATGCACTGCCTGCCCGCCCACCGCGGCGAGGAGATCACGTCCGACGTGCTCGACGGCGAGCGGAGCCTCGTCTACGAGCAGGCCGAGAACCGGCTGCACGCGCAGAAGGCCGTGCTCGAGGCCGTGATGCTCGGGCCGCGCTAG